A single window of Ctenopharyngodon idella isolate HZGC_01 chromosome 24, HZGC01, whole genome shotgun sequence DNA harbors:
- the det1 gene encoding DET1 homolog has product MAAHRNTTSEDDFPTLKPRRIQNQNVVHRLERRRICSGPLGAHWYRVRCFHQNLFPNFTVVNVEKPPCFLRKFSPDGRCFIAFSSDQTSLEIYEYQGCQAAEDLLQGQEGETLANGNDQRSLNIRGRLFERFFSLLHVTNVASNGEHLNRECSLFTDDCRYVIVGSAAYLPEEPHPHFFEVYRNNESVTPNPRSPLEDYSLHIIDLHTGRLCDTRTFKCDKIILSHNQGLYLYRNILAVLSVQQQTIHVFQVTPEGTFLDVRTIGRFCYEDDLLTLSAVYPEAQAEGQPGFSRLYKEKTINSLKHRLLVYLWRRAEQDGSATAKRRFFQFFDQLRQLRMWKMQLLDEHHLFIKYTSEDVVTLRVTDPSQPSFFVVYNMLTTEVIAVFENTSDKLLELFENFCDLFRNATLHSEAVQFPCSASSNNFARQVQRRFKDTIVNAKYGGHTEAVRRLLGQLPISAQSYSSSPYLDLSLFSYDDKWVSVMERPKTCGDHPIRFYARDSGLLKFKIQAGLLGRPINHAVRRLVAFTFHPFEPFAISVQRTNAEYVVNFHMRHGCV; this is encoded by the exons ATGGCTGCTCACCGCAACACTACATCAGAGGATGATTTCCCCACTCTGAAGCCGAGACGCATCCAGAACCAGAATGTGGTCCACAGGCTAGAAAGGCGTCGGATCTGCTCCGGTCCACTTGGAGCTCATTGGTACCGTGTGCGCTGCTTCCACCAGAACCTGTTCCCCAACTTCACAGTGGTGAACGTGGAGAAGCCGCCCTGCTTCCTGCGTAAGTTCTCCCCTGACGGAAGATGCTTTATTGCATTCTCCTCTGATCAGACTTCCTTGGAAATCTACGAGTATCAAGGATGCCAAGCCGCTGAAGATCTTCTCCAGGGTCAGGAGGGAGAAACACTTGCCAATGGGAATGACCAACGCTCCCTCAACATCAGAGGCAGACTCTTCGAACGCTTCTTCTCCCTGCTCCACGTCACCAACGTGGCCTCCAACGGTGAGCACTTGAATAGAGAATGCAGTCTTTTTACCGACGACTGCCGCTATGTGATCGTCGGCTCAGCTGCCTACTTGCCTGAAGAACCTCATCCGCACTTTTTTGAGGTGTACAGAAACAACGAATCCGTGACACCGAACCCTCGCTCACCTCTTGAGGACTACTCACTGCACATCATAGACCTGCACACAGGCCGACTGTGTGATACACGCACCTTTAAGTGTGACAAAATCATTCTGTCACACAATCAAGGACTGTACCTGTACAGAAATATACTGGCGGTGCTTTCTGTGCAGCAACAGACTATACATGTTTTTCAG GTGACACCAGAAGGAACCTTCCTTGACGTGCGCACCATCGGCCGTTTTTGTTACGAGGATGACCTGCTGACGCTGTCTGCGGTTTACCCCGAGGCCCAGGCTGAAGGCCAGCCCGGTTTCTCCCGCCTGTATAAAGAGAAAACCATCAACTCCTTGAAGCACCGTCTGCTGGTGTACCTGTGGAGGAGGGCAGAGCAGGATGGCAGCGCTACAGCCAAACGGCGGTTCTTTCAATTCTTCGATCAGCTCAGGCAGCTGCGCATGTGGAAGATGCAGCTCCTGGACGAACATCACCTGTTCATCAAGTACACTAGCGAAGATGTGGTCACGCTGAGGGTCACCGACCCCTcgcag CCCTCTTTCTTCGTGGTTTACAATATGCTAACCACAGAGGTTATTGCGGTCTTTGAGAACACTTCTGACAAACTTCTGGAGCTTTTTGAAAACTTCTGCGACCTCTTCCGTAACGCCACACTCCACAGCGAGGCCGTGCAGTTCCCCTGCTCTGCTTCCAGCAACAACTTTGCCCGTCAGGTACAACGCag GTTCAAAGACACTATCGTGAATGCCAAATACGGAGGGCACACAGAGGCGGTCAGGAGGCTTCTTGGTCAGCTGCCCATCAGTGCTCAGTCCTACAGCAGCAGCCCGTATCTGGATCTTTCCCTCTTCAGCTACGATGACAAGTGGGTGTCTGTCATGGAACGGCCGAAGACCTGTGGCGATCATCCCATACG GTTCTACGCGAGGGACTCGGGATTGCTGAAATTTAAGATCCAGGCAGGCCTGCTGGGCAGACCCATTAACCACGCGGTCAGGAGACTCGTCGCGTTCACCTTCCATCCCTTCGAGCCCTTCGCCATCTCTGTGCAGCGCACCAATGCCGAATACGTTGTCAACTTTCACATGCGCCACGGATGCGTATGA